In Rouxiella sp. WC2420, the following proteins share a genomic window:
- the dgt gene encoding dGTPase gives MSGIDFKTKFNFQRPFSPTLAAADEYDIIRQFESDRGRIINSAAIRRLQQKTQVFPLEKNAAVRSRLTHSMEVQQVGRHIAKEVLHRLRKDGGLENFGLSESTEPFESVVEMACLMHDIGNPPFGHFGESAINNWFAKRMDIASLKSGSSAFENCSLDFLRLDSQNQELNQLRKKVRYDLCHFDGNAQAIRLVFTLLKLNLTFSQTACILKYTRPAYWFDSLPESFDYLMKKPGFYLSEEPFICRMRDELQLGEFSRFPLTYIMEAADDISYCIADLEDAVEKNIFTVEQLYKHLKYQWGKSQPNDLFESVVETAYQKMDRAKTFRNPVDYFFMELRVQTVKQLVPHAAKRFISNLSSIYSGIFNQALLEDDSQPNRLLEIYKSVARKHVFNHYEVEELELQGYRVISGLLDIYSPLLDMPLTEFTHLVEQDDHRSYLIETRLFHKLSSKHRLAYSEAIAKLQNCSEDEKQVSEYYYRARMIQDYISGMTDLYAYDEYRRLMAAE, from the coding sequence ATGTCTGGGATCGATTTTAAAACGAAATTCAACTTCCAACGTCCCTTTAGTCCAACGCTCGCAGCAGCCGACGAATACGATATCATCCGTCAGTTTGAAAGCGATCGCGGGCGGATCATCAATTCTGCTGCCATCCGCCGCCTGCAGCAAAAAACGCAGGTCTTTCCACTGGAAAAAAACGCGGCGGTGCGCAGTCGCCTGACGCATTCCATGGAGGTCCAGCAGGTGGGGCGTCATATTGCCAAAGAGGTCTTGCATCGCCTGCGAAAAGACGGCGGGCTGGAGAATTTCGGCCTGAGTGAATCAACCGAACCCTTTGAAAGTGTTGTGGAAATGGCCTGCCTGATGCACGATATCGGCAACCCGCCGTTTGGCCATTTTGGCGAATCGGCAATAAACAACTGGTTTGCAAAACGGATGGATATCGCCAGCCTTAAAAGCGGCAGTTCGGCATTTGAAAACTGTAGCCTGGATTTTCTGCGTCTCGATTCGCAGAACCAGGAATTAAACCAGCTGCGCAAAAAAGTCCGCTACGATCTGTGCCATTTCGACGGCAACGCGCAGGCTATCCGACTGGTCTTTACCCTGTTAAAACTTAACCTTACCTTCAGTCAGACCGCCTGTATCCTGAAATATACAAGGCCAGCCTATTGGTTTGATTCTTTGCCAGAATCCTTTGATTATCTTATGAAAAAACCGGGATTTTACCTTTCGGAAGAGCCGTTTATTTGCCGGATGCGCGATGAGTTGCAGCTGGGTGAATTCAGTCGTTTTCCACTGACTTACATCATGGAAGCGGCGGATGATATTTCCTACTGTATTGCCGATCTTGAAGACGCGGTGGAAAAAAACATTTTTACCGTCGAGCAGCTCTATAAGCACCTTAAATATCAGTGGGGAAAGAGCCAGCCAAACGATCTTTTTGAAAGCGTGGTCGAGACTGCTTATCAAAAAATGGATCGCGCCAAAACGTTCCGCAATCCGGTAGATTACTTCTTTATGGAGCTGCGGGTACAAACGGTGAAACAGCTGGTACCGCACGCGGCTAAACGATTTATAAGTAATTTATCGTCAATATATTCAGGAATCTTCAATCAGGCATTACTCGAGGACGACAGCCAGCCTAATCGCCTGCTGGAAATATATAAAAGCGTGGCGCGTAAACATGTTTTCAACCACTATGAAGTGGAGGAGTTGGAACTCCAGGGATATCGAGTCATTAGCGGGCTATTGGATATTTATAGCCCGCTGCTGGATATGCCGTTGACCGAATTTACACATTTAGTTGAGCAAGACGATCATCGCAGCTATCTTATTGAAACTAGGCTGTTTCATAAACTCTCTTCCAAGCATCGTTTAGCGTACAGCGAAGCGATAGCCAAATTGCAGAATTGCAGCGAAGATGAAAAGCAGGTGAGTGAATATTATTACCGCGCGCGAATGATTCAGGATTATATCAGCGGTATGACCGATCTTTATGCTTACGACGAATATCGCAGGCTGATGGCTGCCGAATAA
- a CDS encoding MFS transporter, which produces MVTISSAESMTKKRTNARYWIVVMLFIVTSFNYGDRATLSIAGSAMAKDIGLDSIGMGYIFSAFSWAYVIGQIPGGWLLDKFGSKKVYFYSIFIWSLFTLLQGFVDIFHGFGIVVALFALRFLVGLAESPSFPGNSRIVAAWFPAQERGTAVSIFNSAQYFATVIFAPIMGWLTSAVGWSHVFFFMGGLGIILSFIWLKVIYDPKDHPKANQAELDYIEAGGALINMDHQENKGGKVIGKGTRMQQIKQLLSNRMMIGIYLGQYCINALTYFFITWFPIYLVQEKGMSILKAGMVASIPAIMGFLGGILGGVISDYLMRRTHSLTFARKLPIVLGMLMSMSMVICNYVSTEWIVVAVMAAAFFGKGIGALGWAVLADTAPKEISGLSGGLFNMCGNISGIITPIAIGYIIAATGSFDGALLYVAIHALVAVVSFLFIVQKIERIELKSYA; this is translated from the coding sequence ATGGTTACAATCAGCTCGGCGGAGAGTATGACAAAAAAAAGAACCAATGCTCGCTACTGGATTGTTGTGATGCTATTTATCGTGACCTCTTTCAACTACGGTGACCGGGCAACGCTGTCAATTGCCGGTTCCGCAATGGCGAAAGATATAGGCCTCGATTCAATCGGGATGGGATATATCTTTTCTGCTTTCTCATGGGCTTATGTTATCGGCCAAATTCCTGGCGGCTGGTTGCTCGATAAGTTCGGCTCCAAAAAAGTATATTTCTACAGCATCTTTATCTGGTCGCTGTTTACGCTGTTACAAGGTTTTGTCGATATTTTCCACGGCTTCGGCATTGTCGTCGCGTTATTTGCTTTACGCTTTTTGGTCGGACTCGCTGAATCACCTTCCTTCCCCGGTAATAGTCGTATCGTTGCTGCCTGGTTTCCGGCGCAAGAGCGCGGCACTGCGGTATCTATTTTCAACTCCGCCCAGTATTTCGCCACGGTGATCTTTGCGCCGATCATGGGCTGGCTAACCTCGGCGGTAGGCTGGTCACACGTATTCTTCTTTATGGGCGGCCTTGGAATTATCCTGAGCTTTATCTGGCTCAAGGTTATTTACGATCCTAAAGATCATCCCAAAGCTAATCAGGCCGAGCTGGACTACATCGAGGCAGGTGGTGCATTGATCAATATGGATCACCAGGAGAATAAAGGCGGCAAGGTTATTGGCAAAGGCACGAGGATGCAGCAAATCAAACAGCTGCTCTCAAACCGCATGATGATCGGCATTTATCTCGGCCAATATTGTATTAATGCGCTGACTTACTTTTTTATTACCTGGTTCCCCATCTATTTGGTGCAGGAAAAAGGTATGTCGATCCTCAAGGCCGGGATGGTGGCGTCGATCCCGGCGATCATGGGCTTCCTCGGCGGTATTCTCGGTGGCGTCATTTCTGATTATCTGATGCGGCGTACCCATTCTCTGACCTTTGCCCGCAAACTCCCGATTGTACTTGGCATGCTGATGTCGATGTCGATGGTGATTTGTAATTACGTATCGACAGAATGGATTGTGGTCGCGGTAATGGCAGCTGCCTTCTTTGGTAAGGGAATTGGCGCGCTGGGTTGGGCCGTATTGGCCGATACCGCGCCGAAAGAGATTAGCGGCCTGAGCGGCGGTCTGTTCAATATGTGCGGCAACATCTCCGGGATCATTACTCCCATCGCCATCGGTTACATCATCGCTGCCACAGGCTCGTTTGACGGCGCACTGCTTTATGTCGCAATCCATGCACTGGTTGCGGTAGTCAGCTTCCTGTTTATTGTCCAGAAAATCGAGCGTATCGAACTTAAGTCCTACGCATAA
- a CDS encoding CdaR family transcriptional regulator, translating to MAVYHLDAKLAQTIVARTMQIIDSNINVMDSRGKIIGSGDDQRLGELHEGALLSISQQRVVDIDEGVARHLHGVRPGINLPLRIDGEIVGVIGLTGNPAQLRQYGELVCMTAEMMLEQARLLHMLAQDSRLREELVLNLIRMDELTPALMEWAQRLGIDVNKPRVVAVVEVDSGQLGVDTAMAELQQLQQLLTTPERDNLIAIVSLTEMVVLKPALNSYDRWDPESHRQRVDHLLSRMTESGRLRVRLSLGNFFTGPGSIARSYRTAKTTMSVGKQRMPDQRCYFYQDLILPVLLDSLRGGWQADELVRPLARLKATDGNGLLRRTLSAWFSHNVQPTATSKALYIHRNTLEYRLNRISELTGLDLGNFDDRLLLYVALQLDDDR from the coding sequence ATGGCGGTATATCACCTGGATGCAAAGCTGGCACAGACTATCGTTGCCCGTACCATGCAAATCATTGATAGCAATATTAATGTGATGGATTCCCGTGGGAAAATTATTGGCAGCGGCGACGATCAACGGCTAGGTGAGTTGCATGAAGGTGCTTTGTTGAGTATTTCCCAGCAACGGGTGGTGGATATTGATGAGGGCGTGGCGCGCCATCTGCACGGCGTTCGTCCAGGTATCAACCTGCCGCTGCGCATTGACGGGGAGATAGTCGGTGTAATTGGCCTGACTGGCAATCCAGCCCAGCTGCGGCAATACGGCGAGCTCGTGTGCATGACGGCGGAAATGATGCTTGAACAGGCGCGTTTACTGCATATGCTGGCCCAGGACAGCCGCCTGCGAGAGGAGCTGGTCCTCAATCTGATCCGCATGGATGAGTTGACTCCGGCGCTGATGGAGTGGGCACAGCGTTTGGGCATTGATGTCAACAAGCCGCGCGTTGTAGCGGTTGTCGAAGTGGACAGCGGCCAGCTTGGCGTCGATACCGCCATGGCTGAGCTGCAGCAGTTGCAGCAACTGTTGACCACGCCCGAGCGCGACAATCTCATCGCCATTGTGTCGCTGACCGAAATGGTGGTACTGAAACCGGCGCTGAACAGTTACGACCGTTGGGACCCGGAGTCACACCGCCAGCGGGTCGATCACCTGCTCTCCAGAATGACCGAGAGCGGTCGACTGCGAGTCCGTCTGTCGCTGGGCAACTTCTTTACCGGCCCTGGGAGTATCGCCCGTTCGTATCGCACCGCTAAAACTACCATGTCAGTAGGCAAACAGCGTATGCCGGATCAGCGTTGCTATTTTTATCAGGATTTGATCTTGCCAGTGCTGCTCGACAGTTTACGCGGGGGATGGCAGGCCGATGAGCTGGTGCGTCCGCTGGCGCGTTTGAAAGCCACTGACGGTAACGGATTATTGAGGCGCACCCTGAGCGCCTGGTTTAGCCACAACGTGCAACCGACTGCCACGTCGAAGGCGTTATATATCCATCGCAATACGCTTGAATATCGTCTTAATCGGATCTCTGAATTAACCGGTCTGGATTTGGGTAATTTCGACGATCGCCTTTTGTTATATGTCGCCTTGCAACTTGATGACGATCGCTAA
- the mtnN gene encoding 5'-methylthioadenosine/S-adenosylhomocysteine nucleosidase, producing the protein MKVGIIGAMEQEVTLLRDKIENRQTIQRAGCEIYTGQLHGVDVALLKSGIGKVSAAMGTTLLLEHCKPDVVINTGSAGGLAKTLKVGDIVVSEEVRYHDADVTAFGYEPGQMAGCPPSFVADAALIKLAESCITGLNLNAVRGLICSGDAFINGAEPLARIRNTFPSVAAVEMEAAAVGHVCHLFGTPFVVVRAISDVADTESHLSFEEFLVVAAEQSTLMVDAMLKSLAANPLR; encoded by the coding sequence ATGAAAGTAGGCATTATTGGCGCCATGGAACAAGAAGTTACCCTGCTGCGCGACAAAATCGAAAACCGTCAAACCATTCAGCGTGCTGGCTGTGAAATCTACACCGGCCAGCTGCACGGCGTTGACGTCGCGCTGCTGAAATCCGGCATTGGTAAAGTCTCGGCTGCCATGGGCACGACCCTGCTGCTGGAACACTGCAAACCTGACGTGGTTATCAACACAGGTTCCGCCGGTGGTCTGGCCAAGACCTTGAAAGTAGGCGATATCGTGGTTTCCGAAGAAGTACGTTATCACGACGCCGATGTCACCGCTTTTGGCTATGAGCCGGGCCAGATGGCAGGTTGCCCGCCTTCTTTCGTTGCCGACGCAGCACTTATCAAGCTGGCTGAGAGCTGTATCACCGGGCTGAATCTGAATGCCGTTCGCGGTCTGATTTGCAGCGGCGATGCCTTTATCAACGGTGCTGAACCTCTTGCTCGCATTCGCAATACCTTCCCAAGCGTAGCTGCTGTAGAGATGGAAGCAGCCGCAGTGGGTCACGTTTGCCACCTGTTCGGTACGCCATTTGTTGTGGTGCGCGCGATTTCCGACGTCGCAGACACTGAATCACACCTGAGCTTTGAAGAGTTCCTGGTGGTTGCCGCCGAGCAGTCAACTCTGATGGTTGATGCAATGCTGAAATCACTGGCTGCCAATCCGCTGCGTTAA
- the degP gene encoding serine endoprotease DegP codes for MKKTTLFLSALALSVGMAVAPVSSALAAETASSSNTQVPSLAPMLEKVMPSVVSINIDGSAPVKTPRMGQQFQQFFGENSPLCQDGSPFQNSPVCQQGGQGGDDGDDDGQQQQAPAKQAFQALGSGVIIDAAKGYVVTNNHVVENANKITVQLNDGRRFTAKVIGKDPQSDIAVIQLLDAKNLTAIKFADSEQLRVGDYTVAIGNPYGLGQTATSGIVSALGRSGLNIENYENFIQTDAAINRGNSGGALVNLNGELIGLNTAILAPDGGNIGIGFAIPSNMVQNLSKQMIEYGQVKRGELGIMGTELNSELAKAMKVDAQRGAFISQVLPKSAAEKAGLKAGDVIVSMNGKPISSFASFRADVGTMAIGTKISIGILRDGKPLNVDVTLQQSTQPSQTASATVYTGIEGAELSNSDVGGQKGVKVDTVKPGTAAARVGLKKGDIIHGVNQQPVNNLGDLRKILDTKPGVLALDIQRGDTQIYLLAQ; via the coding sequence ATGAAAAAAACTACTCTATTCTTGAGCGCCCTGGCGTTAAGTGTTGGTATGGCTGTTGCGCCTGTTTCATCGGCATTGGCTGCAGAGACTGCTTCTTCAAGCAACACGCAAGTGCCAAGCCTGGCGCCGATGCTGGAAAAAGTTATGCCTTCGGTGGTAAGTATTAACATAGACGGTAGTGCACCGGTTAAAACGCCTCGCATGGGTCAACAGTTCCAGCAGTTCTTCGGTGAAAACTCACCGCTTTGCCAGGATGGTTCCCCATTCCAAAATTCCCCGGTCTGCCAACAAGGTGGGCAGGGCGGTGACGACGGTGACGATGACGGCCAGCAGCAACAGGCTCCAGCCAAACAGGCTTTCCAGGCGCTGGGTTCAGGCGTCATTATTGATGCTGCGAAAGGCTATGTTGTCACCAACAATCACGTCGTTGAAAATGCCAACAAGATTACTGTACAGCTTAACGATGGACGTCGTTTTACCGCTAAAGTTATCGGCAAAGATCCACAGTCCGATATCGCAGTGATCCAGCTTCTCGACGCTAAAAATCTGACCGCAATCAAGTTTGCCGATTCAGAGCAGCTGCGCGTCGGTGACTACACTGTGGCTATCGGTAACCCATACGGTCTGGGCCAAACCGCCACCTCGGGCATCGTGTCTGCGCTGGGCCGAAGCGGTCTGAACATTGAAAATTATGAAAACTTCATCCAGACCGATGCGGCAATTAACCGTGGTAACTCCGGCGGTGCGCTGGTTAACCTCAACGGTGAACTGATTGGCCTGAACACGGCGATTCTGGCCCCGGACGGCGGCAACATCGGTATCGGTTTTGCAATCCCGAGCAACATGGTGCAAAACCTGTCTAAACAGATGATCGAGTACGGTCAGGTGAAACGCGGTGAGCTGGGCATCATGGGTACCGAGCTGAATTCCGAGCTGGCTAAAGCGATGAAGGTCGATGCTCAGCGCGGCGCATTCATCAGCCAGGTATTGCCGAAGTCTGCTGCCGAGAAAGCGGGCCTGAAAGCGGGCGACGTGATTGTCAGCATGAACGGTAAACCTATCAGCAGCTTCGCCTCCTTCCGTGCAGACGTGGGGACTATGGCGATTGGTACCAAAATCTCCATCGGCATCCTGCGTGACGGCAAGCCGTTGAATGTTGACGTGACTCTGCAGCAGAGCACTCAGCCATCGCAGACCGCTTCCGCTACGGTTTACACCGGTATTGAAGGGGCTGAACTCAGCAACAGCGATGTTGGCGGCCAGAAAGGCGTTAAAGTTGATACCGTTAAACCAGGCACCGCCGCCGCGCGCGTGGGTCTGAAGAAAGGCGACATCATCCACGGCGTTAACCAGCAGCCGGTCAATAACCTTGGCGACCTGCGCAAAATTCTGGATACCAAGCCGGGCGTGCTGGCGCTGGATATTCAGCGCGGTGATACACAGATTTACCTGCTGGCCCAATAA